A section of the Solea solea chromosome 17, fSolSol10.1, whole genome shotgun sequence genome encodes:
- the LOC131443862 gene encoding mitoregulin-like: MAEVSERTLQVAVVVSFAAGFLAGWQANRMRRKFLDWRKKRLQDKLSETQKKLDLA; the protein is encoded by the coding sequence ATGGCAGAAGTGTCGGAGAGGACACTGCAGGTGGCCGTCGTGGTCTCTTTCGCCGCCGGTTTCTTGGCGGGCTGGCAGGCCAACAGGATGAGAAGGAAGTTTCTGGACTGGAGGAAGAAACGACTGCAGGACAAACTGTCAGAGACGCAGAAGAAGCTGGATTTAGCGTGA